The Streptomyces sp. NBC_00483 genome contains the following window.
CTGTGAGGCCCTGTTGGCGATCAAGCGGGAGATCGAGGAGGACGCCGAGCTCACCCGCAGGATCCGCGCCAAGTACGAGATCAAGAATACGAACGGCTACCGGCTGGACGCCTTCCTGGACGGCGAGACCCCGGTGCAGATCATGCGCGGCCTCATGGTGGGCTCGGAGGGCACCTTCGGGTTCATCTCCGAAGTCGTCTTCGACACCCTGCCGTTGGACCGGAAGGTGTCGACGGCGCTGCTGTTCTTCCCCTCCCTGACCGCGGCCGCGGCGGCGGTGCCGGTGTTCAACGAGGCGGGGGCGCTGGCCGTGGAGCTGATGGACGGCAATACGTTGCGCGCCTCGGTCAGCGTGCAGGGTGTGCCGCAGGACTGGGCCGAGCTGCCCAAGGAGACGACGGCGCTGCTGGTGGAGTTCCGCGCCCCGGACGAGAAGACCCAGGCCACCTACGAGAAGGCGGCTGCGAAGGCCCTCGAAGGTCTCGAACTCGTCGCGCCCGTGACCTCGGTGACCAATGAGTTCACACGGGACGCGAAGACCATCGGGGGCTACTGGAAGGCGCGCAAGGCGTTCGTGACGGCGGTCGGCGGCTCGCGCCCTTCGGGCACCACGCTCATCACGGAGGACTTCGCGGTGCCGCCCTCGCGGCTCGCAGAGGCCTGCGAGGCGCTGCTCGAACTGCAGACGCGGCACGGCTTCGACGCGGCGGTGGCGGGGCACGCGGCGCACGGCAATCTGCACTTCCTGTTGGCTTTCGACGCGGCGAAGCCGGAGGACGTGGAGCGGTACGCGGCGTTCATGGACGAGTTCTGCCGCCTCACGGTCGACCGGTTCGACGGCTCCCTGAAGGCGGAGCACGCGACGGGCCGCAATATCGCCCCCTTCCTGGAGCTCGAATGGGGCGCCAAGGCCACGGAGTTGATGTGGCGCACCAAGCAGGTCATCGACCCGGACGGGGTGCTCGCGCCGCGCATCGTGCTGGACCGCGACCCGAAGGCCCATCTGCGGGGCCTCAAGACGATCCCAAAGGTGGATCTGATCGCCGACCCGTGCATCGAATGCGGCTTCTGCGAACCCACGTGTCCCAGCGAGGACTTGACGACAACGCCGCGCCAGCGGATCGTGCTGCGCCGCGAGATGATGCGCCAGCCGTCGGGCTCGCCGGTGGAGGACGAGCTGATCGACGCCTACGGGTACGACGCCGTGGACACCTGCGCCGGCGACTCCACGTGCAAGCTGGCCTGCCCGGTCGGCATCGACACGGGGGCGTTCATGAAGAGCTTCCGGCACGCCCGTCACTCGCCGCGCGAGGAGCGGACGGCCGCGCTCGTGGCGAAGAACTTCAAGGCCGTGGAGACCTCGGCCCGGCTCGCGGTGGCGGCCGCCGACAAGATCGGTGACCGCCTCCTGAGTGCCGTAACGGGCGCCGCACGCAAGGCGGTTCGGCCGGACCTGGTGCCGGAATGGCTGCCGGAGGTACCTGCCGCTGCGGCCAGGAAGCTACCGCGTACCGCGCGCGTGGGGGCCACGGCCGTCTACTACCCGGCGTGCGTGAACCGCATTTTCGGCACCCCCGGCGACGTATCGCTGCCTCAGGCCGTTGTCGCGGTCTCCGCGCGCGCGGGCAAGCCGGTGTGGATCCCGAACGATGTGGCCGGGACGTGCTGCGCCACGATCTGGCACTCCAAGGGCTACGACGAGGGCAACACGGTGATGGCGAACCGGATCGTCGAGGCGGCCTGGGCCTGGACCGGGGGCGGCAGGCTTCCCCTCGTGGTGGACGCCTCCTCGTGCACGCTGGGCATCGCGCACGAGGTGGTGCCGTATCTCACCGACGACAACAGGGAGTTGCACGCGGAGCTGACCATCGTGGACTCCCTGGTCTGGGCCGCGGAGGAACTGCTGCCGCGACTCACCATCGAGCGCACGATCGGCTCGGCCGTGCTGCATCCGACGTGCTCCATGGAACACCTGGGCGACGTCGGCCAGTTGAGAGCCCTGGCCGAGGCCTGCGCCGACGAGGTGGTGCTGCCGGACGACGCGGGTTGCTGCGGCTTCGCGGGCGACCGAGGCATGCTCCACAAGGAGCTGACCGAGTCCGCCACGGCGAAGGAGGCCGCGGAGGTCACGTCCCGCACATACGACGCCCATCTGTCGGCGAACCGGATGTGCGAGGTCGGCATGGACCATGCGACGGGCCGCTCGTACTACTCCGTACTGGTCGAGCTGGAGCGGGCGACGCGGCGCGGTGCAGCCCGCGTGTGAGGGCGCGTGAGGGCGCGTCACATGAGTCCAAAAGCCCGATGACATAAGTCCAACCACCCGTCCGATTCGACCTCTTGCGCCCCTGCTCTCACTCCCAGCAGGGTGGCTTGCGCTTGCCCCGGCACCGCACCCACCCTGTTGGAGGTCCGATGCACGACAACGAGCGCAGCCCCCTCGACAACCCCGAGCCCGATGGCCGGTCCCGCCGCGAGGTGCTGCGCACCGCGGGCGCCACCGGCGCCGGACTCGGGTTCATCGCACTGGGTTCGAGCTCGACTGCACAGGCCGCGGAGACTTCCGACGCCGGTGGCTCCGGGGCGGCCGAGGCCACCACTGCGGCGGCACCGGCCCGGCAGGGCGACACGATGATCGGCGTACCGTTCGAGCGGCGCTCCACGGTTCGGGTCGGCATCGTCGGCCTCGGCAACCGCGGCGGCAGCATGATCGACCTCTTCCTTGCGATCCAGGGCGTCCGGGTCGTCGCCCTGTGCGATCCGGTCAAGGAGAAGACCGCCAAGGCGGCGGCGAAGGTGACGGCAGCGGGTCAGCCCGCGCCCGCCATCTACGCCAAGGGCGACCACGACTTCGAGAACCTGTGCAAGCGCGGGGACATCGACTTCGTCTACGTGGCGACGCCGTGGGACTGGCACTTCGAGATGGCGAAGACGGCGATGCTGAACGGCAAGCACGTCGGCGTCGAGTGTCCCATCTCGCTCCAGCTGGACCAGCTGTGGGAGCTGGTGAACCTCTCCGAGCGCACCCGAAGACACTGTATGCAGCTGGAGAACTGCTGCTACGGACGCAATGAAATGCGCGTCCTGCGGATGGCCCACGCGGGCAAGTTCGGTGAGCTGCTGCACGGCGCCGGCGCGTACAACCACGACCTGCGCGGCCTCATGTTCGACCCGGACTACTACGAGGGACCGTGGCGCCGGCTGTGGCACACGCGGCTGCGCGGCGACCTGTACCCGAACCACGGCTTCGGTCCCGTCGCGAACTACATGGACGTCAATCGCGGCGACCGCGTCACCCACATCTCCAGCTTCGGCACACCCTCCCTGGGCCTCGCCGAGTACCGCGCGGCCAATATGCCCAAGGACGACCCGAGTTGGAAGGAGTCGTACATCGAGTCGGACCGCACGATCAGCCTGGTACAGACGGCGAAGGGCCGGGTGATCCGTCTGGAGCACGACGTCAGCACCCCGCACCCGTACTCGCGGATCAATCAACTCGGCGGAACGAAGGGCGTGTTCGAGGACTACCCGGAGCGGATCTATATCGAGCCCGACCACACGGACGACGCCTGGGGCGACTTCGCGAAGTACGCCGACTGGGACCACTGGCTGTGGAAGGAGCACTCGAACCCTCCAGGTGGGCACGGCGGGATGGACTACATCATGGTGTTCCGCCTGATGCAGACGATGCGCCTCGGGCTCGTCCCGGACTTCGACGTGTACGACGCCGCCACCTGGACCTCACCGGTTCCGCTGAGCCATCTCTCGATCAAGGCGAAGGGCGCGCCGCAGCAGATCCCCGACTTCACGCGCGGCGGCTGGCGCAAGGCGCGCGGCGGTGTCGACTCGGAGAAGCCGAGCGAGGCCTGACAGACCCGAGCACAGGGCGGGGGCCCGCGCGGCTCACGCCTTGAGCTCGGCCTTGTCGCCCATCACGACCACCGGGTGCTGCTTCGGGTCGAGCGTCTTGAGCAGGTACTCCATGTCGCCCTTCGACTGGCTCACGCACGCCGAGGTGCCGCTGCCGTGGTCCATGTGCAGCCAGATGCTGCCGCCCTTGGACTGGCCCTGCGGCCGGGTCGGGTCGTTGGGCGAGGTGCCCTTGGCGCGGTTGTAGTCGATGGCGATGACGTAGTCGAAGTCGTGCCAGTGCGACTTCGACCAGTAGTGCGGGGCCTGGAACGACGCGGACTGCGTGTACGGCAGCTTCGCGCCCGGGTCGGCCAGGACCCCGCCGGCGTCGCTGAGCGTGAAGACACCGACGGGGCTGCGGTTGTCGCCCTCGTGGTGGCTCGTCGTCCAGCCCTTCTTGCCGTTGTGCCCGGACCAGCCGCGCTGCTTCTTCCAGGTGTCGCCGGACTTGGTGTAGAGGGCAATGGTGGAGCCCGCCGCGTCCTTGCCGTCTCCGTACACGGCGACGACCTGCCGGGCGTTCGCCGGGAGCTGCTTCTGGTAGCGGTCGCCCACCCCCGGGATGCGCTTGAGATCCGCCGCGCGCGCCTCGGCGCCCCCGGACTCGCCGCCCGAGGAGTTCGCCCCCGCCGTGGCCTTCTTCCCGCTGTCGCCGCCGTCGGCGCCGCAGGCGGCCACCGTCGTCAGCAGGACACCGCACGCCGCCATCGCGACGCCCGCCCTGATCACACCCGCACTCCGCATGCGTTCCATGGTCGCACCACCGGTCAAAAACCGCGGGACCGACTCCGATCACGACCGTCGATCCGGCCCGATTCTTTGCCCGGCGCCGGAAAACCGTTTGCCTCGGCTCGCCATGGGACGCGAACCTTTCACGGTTTGCTGCCTTTGAGTCCGCTTCTTCGATCCACCCCGCTTCGAGCCCTGGGACGTCATGCAGATCTCCGACCTTCCGTATCCGGACCCCGGTGCGCCGGACGCCCGCTCGGGCCCCCGGTTCCTGCTCTGGCTCGGCCGGAACCAGCTCGGTGGGCAGGCCAAGTCCCTTGTCTGGGGCCTGATCCACTTCGTCTCCGTCGCCGGTCTCGCGTACGGCGTCGGCTACGCGGTGCAGGCGGTCGTCGACCGCTCCGGCACCGGTCTCGCCAAGGCCGGCGCGCTGATCGTGCTGCTCGGCATCGGCGTCGCGGTCGGCGACACGATGCTGCACCGCACGTCCGTCACGAACTGGATCACCGCCGCCGCCCGCGTCCAGCAGCTGCTGGCCCGCAAGACCGCGACGCTCGGCGCCGCCCTCACCCGGCGGGTCGCCGCGGGCGAGGTCGTCGCGGTGTCCACCGGCGACGTGGAGAAGATCGGCTGGTTCGTCGAGGCGCTCTCCCGCTTCACCGCCGCCGCGCTCACCATCGTCATCGCCGCCGTGGGACTTCTGATCTACCAGCCCGCGCTCGGTGTCGTCGTCGCGCTCGGCATGCCGGTCCTGGCGCTCGCCGTGCTGCCCCTGCTCCCCCGCGCCACCCGGCGGGCGGACCATCAGCGGGAGAAGGCGGGCCATGCCACCGAACTCGCCTCGGACACCGTCGCGGGCCTGCGCGTGCTGCGTGGCATCGGCGGTGAGGAGCTGTTCCTCGACCGCTACCGCCGCGCCTCGCAGGACGTGCGCCGGGCCGCCGTGCGCAGCGCGCGCATGTGGGCGCTGATCTCGGCGATCCAGGTCCTCCTTCCCGGCCTGCTGACGATCGTGCTCGTCTGGCACGGCGTCACCCTCGCGCGCGAGGGCCGGATCACCGTCGGTGAACTGGTCACCGTCTACAGCGGGGTGATGCTCCTCAATTACCCGCTGCGCCACTTCGAAGAGATCGCCATGGCGTACTCGTTCTCCCGGCCGTCCGCGCAGCGTGCGTCCAGGGTGCTGGCGCTGGAGCGCGTCACCGAACCGGAGGGCGGGCTGCGCGACGCCAAGGCACCGACCGGCGACCTGTACGACCCGGCGACCGGCGTGCTCGCGTCCGCGGGGCGGCTCACCGCCGTGGTCTGCGGCGACCCGGACCTGGCGGGGCGCCTCGCCGACCGGCTCGGCGGACACCCCGCTTCCGCCACCGACGACGACGCGGGCGAGGCGGCGCCATCCGCCCTGCTCGACGGTGTGCCGCTCGACGAACTGCCGCTGGATGTCGCGCGGACGGCCGTGCTCGTCCAGGACAAGGACCCGGTGCTGCTCTCCGGCACCCTCGCCGAACTCCTCGACGTACCGGCCTCCGGAGACATCGCACCCGACGACGCGCTGGCCGCGGCCCAGTGCTCCGACGTGCTGGACGCTCTCACCCAGGGCTCCCTGGACGAGAACCCGATGACCGCCCGCATCACCGAACGCGGCCGGTCCCTCTCCGGCGGCCAGCGCCAGCGCCTCGCGCTGGCCCGCTCGCTGGTCACCGACCCGGAGACGCTGGTGCTCGACGAGCCGACGTCCGCCGTCGACTCGCACACCGAGGTCCGGATCGCCCAGGGCGTGCGCGCGCTGCGGCGCGGCCGCACGACCGTGGTGCTGACCTCGTCACCGCTGGTCCTCGACCGCGCGGACCGCGTGGTGTTCGTCCACGAGGGCGTGGTCGCGGCGGTCGGCGAGCACCGTGAACTGGTGCGCACCGAGCCCCGGTACCGCGCGGTCGTCACCCGCGAGACCGACGAGGAGAAGTCCTCCCCCGGCGCCGAGCCACGGCCCGACG
Protein-coding sequences here:
- a CDS encoding FAD-binding and (Fe-S)-binding domain-containing protein — protein: MPLLEPKPEALRPGARPSGPAPDRVADQQSGGTPEPLRSELTRLLGADKVLTKISDLVRYASDASPYRFVPQVVVVAEDIDDVSAVLSYAHGKGREVVFRAAGTSLNGQAQGEDILVDVRRFWAGIEVLGDGSRARIGPGTTIVRANATLARHGRVLGPDPASAIACTVGGVVANNASGMTAGTTRNSYRMVSSLTFVLPSGTVVDTGDPRADEDLAHAEPALCEALLAIKREIEEDAELTRRIRAKYEIKNTNGYRLDAFLDGETPVQIMRGLMVGSEGTFGFISEVVFDTLPLDRKVSTALLFFPSLTAAAAAVPVFNEAGALAVELMDGNTLRASVSVQGVPQDWAELPKETTALLVEFRAPDEKTQATYEKAAAKALEGLELVAPVTSVTNEFTRDAKTIGGYWKARKAFVTAVGGSRPSGTTLITEDFAVPPSRLAEACEALLELQTRHGFDAAVAGHAAHGNLHFLLAFDAAKPEDVERYAAFMDEFCRLTVDRFDGSLKAEHATGRNIAPFLELEWGAKATELMWRTKQVIDPDGVLAPRIVLDRDPKAHLRGLKTIPKVDLIADPCIECGFCEPTCPSEDLTTTPRQRIVLRREMMRQPSGSPVEDELIDAYGYDAVDTCAGDSTCKLACPVGIDTGAFMKSFRHARHSPREERTAALVAKNFKAVETSARLAVAAADKIGDRLLSAVTGAARKAVRPDLVPEWLPEVPAAAARKLPRTARVGATAVYYPACVNRIFGTPGDVSLPQAVVAVSARAGKPVWIPNDVAGTCCATIWHSKGYDEGNTVMANRIVEAAWAWTGGGRLPLVVDASSCTLGIAHEVVPYLTDDNRELHAELTIVDSLVWAAEELLPRLTIERTIGSAVLHPTCSMEHLGDVGQLRALAEACADEVVLPDDAGCCGFAGDRGMLHKELTESATAKEAAEVTSRTYDAHLSANRMCEVGMDHATGRSYYSVLVELERATRRGAARV
- a CDS encoding Gfo/Idh/MocA family protein; the encoded protein is MHDNERSPLDNPEPDGRSRREVLRTAGATGAGLGFIALGSSSTAQAAETSDAGGSGAAEATTAAAPARQGDTMIGVPFERRSTVRVGIVGLGNRGGSMIDLFLAIQGVRVVALCDPVKEKTAKAAAKVTAAGQPAPAIYAKGDHDFENLCKRGDIDFVYVATPWDWHFEMAKTAMLNGKHVGVECPISLQLDQLWELVNLSERTRRHCMQLENCCYGRNEMRVLRMAHAGKFGELLHGAGAYNHDLRGLMFDPDYYEGPWRRLWHTRLRGDLYPNHGFGPVANYMDVNRGDRVTHISSFGTPSLGLAEYRAANMPKDDPSWKESYIESDRTISLVQTAKGRVIRLEHDVSTPHPYSRINQLGGTKGVFEDYPERIYIEPDHTDDAWGDFAKYADWDHWLWKEHSNPPGGHGGMDYIMVFRLMQTMRLGLVPDFDVYDAATWTSPVPLSHLSIKAKGAPQQIPDFTRGGWRKARGGVDSEKPSEA
- a CDS encoding L,D-transpeptidase family protein, whose protein sequence is MRSAGVIRAGVAMAACGVLLTTVAACGADGGDSGKKATAGANSSGGESGGAEARAADLKRIPGVGDRYQKQLPANARQVVAVYGDGKDAAGSTIALYTKSGDTWKKQRGWSGHNGKKGWTTSHHEGDNRSPVGVFTLSDAGGVLADPGAKLPYTQSASFQAPHYWSKSHWHDFDYVIAIDYNRAKGTSPNDPTRPQGQSKGGSIWLHMDHGSGTSACVSQSKGDMEYLLKTLDPKQHPVVVMGDKAELKA
- a CDS encoding ABC transporter ATP-binding protein yields the protein MQISDLPYPDPGAPDARSGPRFLLWLGRNQLGGQAKSLVWGLIHFVSVAGLAYGVGYAVQAVVDRSGTGLAKAGALIVLLGIGVAVGDTMLHRTSVTNWITAAARVQQLLARKTATLGAALTRRVAAGEVVAVSTGDVEKIGWFVEALSRFTAAALTIVIAAVGLLIYQPALGVVVALGMPVLALAVLPLLPRATRRADHQREKAGHATELASDTVAGLRVLRGIGGEELFLDRYRRASQDVRRAAVRSARMWALISAIQVLLPGLLTIVLVWHGVTLAREGRITVGELVTVYSGVMLLNYPLRHFEEIAMAYSFSRPSAQRASRVLALERVTEPEGGLRDAKAPTGDLYDPATGVLASAGRLTAVVCGDPDLAGRLADRLGGHPASATDDDAGEAAPSALLDGVPLDELPLDVARTAVLVQDKDPVLLSGTLAELLDVPASGDIAPDDALAAAQCSDVLDALTQGSLDENPMTARITERGRSLSGGQRQRLALARSLVTDPETLVLDEPTSAVDSHTEVRIAQGVRALRRGRTTVVLTSSPLVLDRADRVVFVHEGVVAAVGEHRELVRTEPRYRAVVTRETDEEKSSPGAEPRPDEDGTDTGSGAEAGAGAGAGAGAGAGAGGAAVGINTDIEIDIEETA